A DNA window from Fusarium fujikuroi IMI 58289 draft genome, chromosome FFUJ_chr11 contains the following coding sequences:
- a CDS encoding related to quinate transport protein, with protein MTIHGMFRRIVRNDAIHVDPPEIYNWRVIALTASACFAGALFGVDAGIIGGVLAMPDFKREFGLDTRPKEDAADLAGNLVTTMQAGAIAGALLSSPFADRKGRKSALLLVAVTGFVGGIMQAFSYGHLSVFYIGRFVEGLGLGAGTMLAPTYVSENSPRAIRGFLVGFFQLLLVLGGMTAYFINYGSLLHLPGKATWMVPLGCQSICPALLFFSMLFCPESPRWLASRDQWEKAGAVLSDVRKLPVDHAYIQQELLELKTQIDQEREIMQDTGFWAIQKECWTLPWNRKRALLTVAIVTLGQWTGTGAINYYAPTIFSGLGLSSTTTALFAQGIYGVVKVVTCLIFIFFLADSLGRRKSFMFGGAIQAFCMFFVGFYLRFGPEPGEGDHPPPAGIAALAMIYIFAAAFNMSWGPVSWIYVSEIPTNRLRAYNVALASFTHWVHNLAVSKSTPVMLLHDPWRAYFIFGSFNLFMAIAAYWIPETKGISLERMDEVFGVADFSNVEDVGIAARRAKRIDDEDVEDIQAPNKS; from the exons atgacgatACACGGCATGTTTCGGCGCATTGTGCGCAATGATGCTATTCATGTTGATCCGCCCGAGATTTACAACTGGCGTGTCATCGCTCTGACAGCTTCG GCGTGTTTTGCTGGAGCGCTGTTTGGAGTTGATGCAGGTATCATTGGTGGCGTGCTGGCTATGCCAGACTTCAAACG GGAGTTTGGTCTTGACACTCGGCCGAAAGAAGACGCAGCTGATTTAGCAGGAAACCTCGTCACGACAATGCAAGCCGGTGCTATCGCTGGAGCTCTCCTGTCCAGTCCATTTGCTGATCGCAAGGGTCGAAAGTCAGCGCTACTCCTTGTTGCGGTGACGGGTTTCGTTGGTGGTATCATGCAAGCCTTCTCTTACGGTCATCTCTCAGTCTTTTACATTGGACG ATTCGTCGAAGGCCTGGGTCTCGGCGCAGGAACAATGCTTGCGCCAACATACGTCTCCGAAAACTCCCCGCGCGCCATCCGCGGGTTCCTCGTGGGCTTcttccaactcctcctcgtcctcggcgGCATGACAGCATATTTCATCAACTACGGCTCCCTTCTGCATCTCCCTGGCAAAGCGACATGGATGGTCCCCCTGGGATGCCAATCCATCTGTCCAGcattgctcttcttcagcatgcTCTTCTGTCCAGAATCGCCACGCTGGCTAGCTTCGCGAGATCAGTGGGAGAAGGCCGGAGCTGTGTTGTCAGATGTGAGGAAGTTGCCTGTGGACCATGCGTATATTCAGCAGGAACTGTTGGAACTGAAGACGCAGATCGATCAGGAGAGGGAGATCATGCAGGACACGGGGTTTTGGGCAATTCAGAAGGAGTGTTGGACTCTGCCTTGGAATAGGAAGAGGGCACTCTTGACGGTGGCTATTGTTACGCTTGGGCAGTGGACTGGC ACTGGTGCTATCAACTACTACGCACCTACA ATCTTCAGTGGACTGGGCCTTAGCAGCACGACAACTGCACTGTTCGCACAAGGA ATCTACGGCGTCGTCAAAGTCGTTACATGCTTGATCTTTATCTTCTTCCTGGCCGATTCCCTCGGCCGTCGCAAGTCATTCATGTTCGGCGGTGCAATCCAAGCATTCTGCATGTTCTTTGTCGGTTTT TATCTCCGCTTTGGTCCTGAGCCTGGAGAGGGtgatcatcctcctcctgcggGTATCGCTGCTTTGGCTATGATATACATCTTTGCTGCGGCTTTCAACATGAGTTGGGGCCCTGTTT CATGGATCTATGTCTCTGAAATTCCAACGAATCGACTTCGTGCATACAACGTTGCTCTCGCATCCTTCACTCATTGGGTGCACAACCTTGCAGTATCAAAATCAACGCCAGTCATGCTTCTGCACGATCCCTGGAGAGCATACTTCATCTTTGGATCGTTCAACCTGTTCATGGCAATTGCTGCATACTGGATTCCAGAGACCAAGGGC ATCTCACTGGAACGCATGGATGAAGTCTTTGGTGTCGCAGACTTTTCGAACGTCGAGGACGTCGGCATCGCAGCACGCCGCGCAAAGCGAatcgatgacgaagacgtGGAAGACATCCAAGCCCCCAACAAATCTTAA
- a CDS encoding related to quinate transport protein, with protein sequence MSEDNARKRPRQPTSDPRYPRKRSLKACHVCRARKTKCDNVQPTCGFCASLNISCSYDNTEKDHSTFDPASLEILRQLGQIITSQDELAQTVRSIAAAQSHAGLGAAQNVHVADGLNWDANLQTQQLPYYDWSGGQSDSNSTTPAASASVAAVRWFGILANDASNEAFPDSDAPLGLDGELLDTSPDGQTDSDITPLQKATRIIDTQPPTRDAVHNHAANSSEESLWQASESISLLDREQTLFQNFLHRICSWLDLFDPARTFSTRVPHLAVRNAGLLNAILALSCYHQSLDETILPNQRPSQNTALQYYYQTLHYVQKAMRYSTYQNSQELMATTLMVSTYEMLRGSRKDWQQHLQGVFWILRSRQIEVETSSLESTTWWAWLRQDIWVAFREKRRTHSTWMPKKGYADLDSHELASRAVWIMAQVINFCAVDSSAEVEGLTGRIGWAKALRKMLDEWRSHLTVEFSALPTMGNRESEVFQPHLIHPQCFGLAVQLHHCSRILITAHEPHLDGIQGLLKRQKEIQESIKMVCGIGMTLTEDASSMLSSQCLFIAGMFMQNPRERECVVEMLDTCQKRCGWPTPSLRTELEQIWENPDALWDGQQR encoded by the exons ATGTCGGAGGACAATGCACGTAAGCGACCGCGTCAACCCACGTCCGATCCGCGATATCCCAGGAAGAGGAGTCTCAAGGCGTGTCATGTATGCAGAGCGCGTAAGACAAAGTGCGATAACGTGCAGCCGACATGTGGGTTCTGTGCGTCGTTGAATATCTCGTGTTCGTATGATAATACTGAGAAGGACCATTCTAC ATTTGACCCTGCGAGTCTTGAGATTTTGAGACAGCTCGGACAGATCATTACTTCGCAGGATGAATTGGCGCAGACTGTGCGATCAATTGCTGCAGCTCAGTCGCATGCCGGCCTAGGTGCCGCACAGAATGTTCATGTCGCGGACGGTTTGAACTGGGATGCGAATCTTCAGACACAACAGCTACCCTACTACGACTGGTCTGGAGGACAATCTGACTCCAACTCGACAAccccagcagcatcagccaGTGTCGCTGCAGTTCGATGGTTCGGCATCCTTGCAAACGATGCATCGAATGAAGCCTTCCCGGACTCTGATGCACCGTTGGGCCTTGACGGCGAGCTACTCGATACATCACCAGATGGTCAAACAGATAGCGACATCACCCCATTGCAGAAAGCAACAAGGATCATCGATACTCAACCACCGACTCGGGATGCAGTCCACAATCATGCAGCGAATAGTTCCGAAGAAAGCTTATGGCAGGCCTCGGAGAGTATATCACTTCTCGATCGAGAACAAACCTTGTTTCAGAACTTCCTGCATCGTATATGTTCATGG CTTGACTTGTTTGACCCAGCTCGGACATTTTCTACACGAGTTCCCCATTTAGCAGTCCGCAACGCAGGTCTTCTTAACGCCATTCTCGCATTATCATGCTACCACCAATCCCTCGACGAAACAATCCTTCCCAATCAACGTCCATCTCAAAACACTGCTCTGCAGTACTACTACCAAACATTGCACTACGTTCAGAAAGCGATGCGATATTCGACGTATCAGAATAGTCAGGAACTAATGGCTACGACGCTTATGGTCTCAACGTATGAGATGCTACGAGGGTCACGCAAAGATTGGCAACAACATCTCCAAGGTgtcttctggatcttgagaTCTCGCCagattgaggttgagacATCGAGTCTTGAAAGCACGACGTGGTGGGCTTGGCTACGACAGGATATCTGGGTTGCTTttcgagagaagaggagaacacATAGTACATGGATGCCCAAGAAGGGATACGCAGATCTAGATAGCCATGAGTTAGCCTCTCGTGCGGTATGGATAATGGCGCAGGTGATCAACTTTTGCGCAGTCGATTCGTCCGCTGAGGTAGAAGGGTTGACGGGGAGGATTGGGTGGGCAAAGGCGCTGCGGAAGATGTTAGATGAGTGGCGGTCTCATTTGACGGTTGAGTTCTCAGCATTGCCTACCATGGGAAATCGGGAAAGTGAAGTGTTTCAGCCACATTTGATACATCCTCAATGTTTTG GTCTCGCTGTACAGCTTCACCATTGCTCGCGCATTCTCATTACAGCACACGAACCCCACTTAGACGGTATCCAAGGCCTCCTCAAGCGCCAGAAGGAGATCCAAGAGAGTATAAAAATGGTCTGTGGTATTGGAATGACACTCACGGAGGATGCGTCAAGCATGTTATCGTCACAATGTCTCTTCATAG CCGGAATGTTCATGCAGAATCCCCGAGAACGAGAGTGTGTAGTAGAAATGCTGGATACATGTCAGAAGAGATGCGGTTGGCCTACACCTTCGTTAAGAACAGAACTGGAACAGATTTGGGAAAATCCAGATGCGCTTTGGGATGGTCAGCAACGGTGA
- a CDS encoding probable Cyanamide hydratase: MSSSDIAANGWTAVPVDAGKIFGNRPYINEPEYIDVQSIEFPDDDPIVKKTQQHAKDKLLKQTYNHSMRVYYWSTVILRQQFPEYADALSPSTLALTCLLHDIGTTDENMSSTRLSFEFQGGFQALNLLQDTGSTKDQAEAVCETIIRHQDLGTEGNITFLGQLIQLATIYDNVGEHPNVKDFGRIIHEKTREEVNNAFPREGWLGCFAATIRKEEELKPWCHTTHIPKFAEQVDGNQLQKPYE, encoded by the exons ATGAGTTCCAGCGACATTGCTGCAAATGGATGGACTGCTGTCCCAGTCGATGCCGGAAAGATCTTTGGCAATAGGCCTTATATCAATGAGCCCGAGTACATTGACGTTCAAAGCATTGAGTTTCCGGATGATGACCCAATCGTCAAGAAGACACAGCAACATGCCAAAGATAAGTTGTTGAAGCAGACTTATAACCATTCAATGAGAGTTTACTACTGGT CGACTGTCATTCTTCGACAGCAATTCCCAGAGTATGCGGATGCCCTGTCCCCTTCAACTTTGGCTTTAACATGCCTCCTCCATGACATCGGCACCACCGACGAAAACATGTCTTCAACCCGTCTCTCTTTCGAGTTCCAGGGCGGCTTCCAAGCTCTCAACCTGCTTCAGGATACTGGCTCTACCAAAGACCAAGCCGAAGCTGTTTGCGAGACTATCATCCGCCATCAAGATCTCGGCACCGAGGGAAACATTACTTTTCTCGGGCAGCTAATCCAACTGGCTACCATCTATGATAACGTAGGTGAACATCCCAATGTTAAGGACTTTGGAAGGATCATTCATGAGAAGACACGTGAGGAGGTCAACAATGCTTTCCCACGTGAGGGCTGGCTAGGATGCTTTGCGGCTACGATTcggaaggaagaggagttgAAGCCCTGGTGCCATACTACCCATATTCCTAAGTTTGCTGAGCAGGTCGATGGTAATCAGCTACAGAAGCCATATGAGTGA
- a CDS encoding related to ankyrin — protein sequence MTATSSIHLINLCRAISERAASCLAAADDLAERDGQHVLEFKTISSGLEELKRRLAELEELLLAKPDSRKLRDTRETLTPLFTIYETVLEVLRMQLDSWQPENLAGLDSEFLKAHEGCLVVYNYMLEVCTPLVRKDDSFGPSGSSFFTHQAQEAVNSAMNKRLFKAGKDTTQKDTMSSSEKIPVAEKEVAPPSYPEPVSTTTSPPIASPSTSSPLVQSPVNNCRRPKGSSFFRALTSGFRKHDPLVSTLCQAAARGDEQQVSGLISQAANVNGRNEDGDTPLKCAVKYDQVGTAWLLLQAGAQSNKLPPLFKAASVGSLKVARMLIDSGESVHGKSKTGKPYFVDVVDKGNLDGIKFLLENGAPVNAKNERREEVIVQVVKADNIELTRLLLAHGANASAKDAIGEEIIVHAVKKNNIELANILLDHGADPNAANAVKQTILYAAVQSGNADMVGLLLDRGASAKLLNILGTSILEASIGMKRFQIVKKLIEGGADVDGTDAHQQPILIKVIRNPYLSNDEKVEVMKMLMANGASPETVDIIFGLPAICHAVEMPSTPVVQALLSRAVNTNVRMLSGQTLLTYSIDVNRQNTVEALLAQGVDVNEVDGLNRTPLKLALTRLDYNLTAKLMDYGADPTAKDNQEAIKFVKAVGRKDLQELLRPREVEAGPSTPAIRHEVELPTSEAPPPSYELVAGKV from the exons ATGACTGCAACATCcagcatccatctcatcaacctATGTAGGGCCATCTCGGAGCGCGCAGCATCTTGTTTAGCCGCCGCAGACGACCTAGCCGAACGAGATGGACAGCACGTCCTAGAGTTCAAGACTATATCATCAGGTCTTGAGGAGCTTAAACGTAGACTTGCCGAACTGGAAGAGCTCCTCCTTGCAAAACCCGACAGCCGGAAACTCCGCGACACGCGCGAGACTCTCACTCCGCTCTTTACGATTTATGAAACGGTACTCGAAGTTCTTCGTATGCAGTTGGACAGTTGGCAGCCAGAGAATTTAGCAGGATTGGATAGTGAATTCTTGAAGGCACATGAAGGCTGTCTTGTCGTTTACAATTACATGCTCGAAGTTTGCACTCCCCTTGTCAG GAAGGATGATTCCTTCGGGCCCTCAGGCTCAAGCTTTTTCACCCATCAAGCGCAAGAAGCAGTCAACTCGGCTATGAACAAGAGACTTTTCAAAGCAGGTAAAGACACTACCCAAAAGGATACGATGTCCAGCAGCGAGAAAATACCTGTAGCGGAGAAAGAAGTAGCACCACCTTCGTATCCAGAGCCCGTATCAACGACGACATCGCCGCCGAtagcatcaccatcaacgtcTTCACCACTCGTCCAAAGCCCGGTAAACAACTGTCGCCGCCCCAAAGGCTCCTCATTCTTCAGAGCCCTTACATCAGGCTTCCGCAAACATGATCCATTAGTCTCAACGCTCTGTCAAGCCGCTGCTCGTGGAGACGAGCAACAAGTCTCCGGCCTGATCTCCCAAGCCGCAAACGTCAACGGTCGAAACGAAGACGGGGATACACCACTAAAATGCGCCGTAAAATACGATCAAGTTGGAACCGCTTGGCTTCTTTTACAAGCGGGAGCTCAAAGCAACAAGCTACCGCCCTTATTCAAAGCTGCTTCTGTTGGAAGTCTCAAGGTCGCCAGGATGCTCATCGATTCTGGGGAGAGTGTACACGGTAAATCAAAGACCGGGAAGCCTtactttgttgatgttgttgacaaaGGGAACCTGGATGGAATCAAGTTCCTCCTTGAGAATGGCGCTCCAGTTAATGCAAAGAACGAGAGACGAGAGGAAGTAATTGTCCAGGTCGTCAAAGCAGACAACATCGAGCTCacccgtcttcttcttgcccacGGCGCCAACGCTAGTGCAAAGGATGCAATTGGCGAGGAGATCATTGTACACGCTGTCAAAAAGAACAATATCGAACTAGCCAATATCCTCCTCGATCACGGCGCCGACCCCAATGCCGCAAATGCGGTTAAACAAACCATTCTCTATGCAGCTGTTCAGAGTGGTAATGCCGACATGGTTGGACTGCTCCTTGACAGGGGCGCAAGCGCGAAGTTGTTGAATATTCTTGGAACGAGCATCCTGGAGGCTTCTATTGGAATGAAGAGATTCCAGATcgtgaagaagctcatcgaggGTGGCGCCGATGTTGATGGCACAGATGCGCATCAGCAACCGATTCTCATCAAGGTTATCAGGAACCCATACTTGAGTAACGACGAGAAAGTCGAGGTtatgaagatgctgatggcGAATGGTGCGAGTCCCGAAACGGTTGATATCATCTTTGGTCTGCCAGCTATCTGTCACGCCGTCGAAATGCCCAGTACCCCGGTGGTGCAGGCCCTCCTAAGCCGAGCCGTCAACACAAATGTTCGCATGCTCTCGGGCCAAACGCTCCTCACATACTCCATCGACGTCAACCGACAGAACACTGTTGAAGCCCTGCTGGCACAAGGTGTTGATGTAAATGAGGTCGATGGACTCAACAGAACGCCTTTGAAGCTGGCTCTGACGAGACTTGACTATAACTTGACAGCGAAGTTGATGGATTATGGTGCTGATCCTACAGCGAAAGATAATCAGGAAGCTATCAAGTTCGTAAAGGCTGTTGGGAGAAAGGATTTACAGGAACTCCTTCGACCAAGAGAAGTTGAGGCAGGTCCTTCAACTCCGGCTATTCGGCATGAGGTCGAGTTGCCTACATCTGAGGCTCCACCGCCTTCGTATGAGCTTGTGGCTGGAAAGGTCTAA
- a CDS encoding related to endo-1,3-beta-glucanase, translating to MLFPTIMLCFFAATGTAWDAPDIPGFRIMWHDNFNGPSGYLPDLSKWNIQHGYQDLNGDHQEYRASPENVHVMDGSLHIHPWRDPTAAKGWTSGRIESTYTFTPAPGVKTIVQAGISLGFAPNGRKFGIWPAFWLLGDSHRTGGPIWPACGELDIMEHVNGEHETYAAIHCDKSPGGICKEKKGITGSHYHPNSATGLATYKVVIDRTPAMWQYESVSFYVGDELFHTITGGHIGNQEVWKTIAQNKMFIILNVAVGGDWPGPPSPFTAEGSQVGMQVGYVAHYEQEASADDTAYASYNYPYGNPPDEMDYPYDNIPQIPPPPPPGPPLPPVAVPPPAPMPPPPPVGAPPPPPVGAPPPPPVGPPVGAPPPSPHPVGVPPHKYPRIPRVPHHPHQRPYNYPNLPLGRPPYLRGMSTNASNQDVEHTQDLH from the exons ATGCTCTTCCCTACTATTATGCTCTGCTTTTTCGCAGCTACTGGCACAGCCTGGGATGCCCCCGATATTCCCGGGTTCCGAATCATGTGGCACGACAACTTCAACGGGCCATCTGGGTATCTACCAGATCTTTCCAAATGGAACATTCAACATGGGTACCAGGATCTAAACGGAGATCATCAGGAGTACAGAGCTTCCCCTGAAAACGTCCATGTCATGGATGGCAGCCTTCATATCCATCCGTGGCGCGATCCCACTGCTGCAAAGGGTTGGACATCCGGTCGTATCGAGAGCACGTACACCTTCACCCCTGCGCCCGGTGTCAAGACCATTGTCCAAGCTGGCATCAGTCTTGGTTTTGCCCCTAATGGGAGGAAGTTTGGCATCTGGCCTGCCTTCTGGTTGCTCGGTGACAGCCACCGCACTGGTGGTCCTATATGGCCTGCCTGTGGTGAGCTCGACATTATGGAGCACGTTAATGGCGAGCATGAGACTTATGCCGCAATTCATTGTGACAAGTCACCTGGCGGTATctgcaaggagaagaagggtaTCACCGGGTCGCACTATCATCCGAATTCGGCTACGGGCTTAGCTACCTACAAAGTTGTCATCGACCGCACACCAGCGATGTGGCAGTATGAGAGTGTAAGCTTCTACGTCGGAGATGAGCTCTTTCATACGATCACGGGTGGGCATATCGGCAACCAGGAGGTCTGGAAGACCATTGCGCAAAACAAGATGTTCATTATTTTGAACGTcgctgttggtggtgattgG CCGGGACCACCTAGTCCCTTTACTGCAGAGGGCTCTCAGGTTGGTATGCAAGTCGGATATGTTGCCCATTATGAGCAAGAGGCATCAGCAGATGATACAGCCTATGCGTCTTATAACTATCCTTACGGTAATCCTCCAGATGAAATGGACTACCCCTACGACAATATCCCTCAAATCCCACCGCCACCGCCCCCGGGTCCACCTCTACCTCCCGTTGCCGTGCCTCCCCCGGCTCCTAtgccgcctccgcctcctgTCGGTgcacctcctccgcctcctgtTGGTgcacctcctccgcctcccgTTGGTCCTCCTGTTGGTgcacctcctccatcacCGCATCCCGTTGGCGTGCCCCCTCATAAATATCCCCGTATCCCTCGAGTCCCGCATCACCCGCATCAACGTCCTTATAACTATCCCAATCTCCCTCTAGGCCGGCCGCCCTATCTCAGAGGCATGTCCACGAATGCCTCCAACCAAGACGTTGAACACACACAGGACTTGCATTAA